In a genomic window of Candidatus Microthrix parvicella Bio17-1:
- a CDS encoding MFS transporter, which yields MSDRTISTTQGVPPRPGATTPVARRLGPLLPAIVASILPVFLIGALVGPMGSELGYREATAGLLMAAFFAVSALVSRKAGALADSVGPITTLQIGLVGLAIVAAGVAAGVRSVTLLAIAMMVGGACNALTQIAANVYLARYLPPDRHGLAFAVKQSANPGGAMAAGLLLPTLVLNLGWRSAFVVAACGAGCSAVALQAGRNWPPAVPVPDVGIRQGAVTTSPPPTGGRDRALILVAASAAFGSASAVALGGFFVESGRNAGMALGTAGLAASVGSAFAIAGRVATGVWADHTLASPRRILGWVAVMLAVGSLALVVFGIRAPAAHWLALPVAYGAGWAWPGVFNLAVVRARPGEPGRATGVSQTGIYVGTTLGPLVLGPVSERAGYPLTWSVAALLAVVGAVGMWAARSRLDPQGAGGGRRQESRRSR from the coding sequence GTGAGCGACCGGACCATCTCGACGACCCAGGGCGTGCCACCGCGGCCCGGCGCCACGACCCCCGTCGCGCGGCGGCTGGGACCCTTGCTGCCGGCGATCGTCGCCTCGATCCTCCCGGTCTTTCTCATCGGTGCGCTGGTGGGGCCCATGGGTTCGGAACTGGGGTACCGGGAGGCGACCGCCGGGTTGTTGATGGCGGCCTTCTTCGCCGTGTCGGCCCTGGTCTCCCGCAAAGCCGGGGCACTGGCCGATTCGGTCGGGCCCATCACGACGCTGCAGATCGGCCTGGTCGGATTGGCCATCGTGGCCGCAGGGGTGGCGGCCGGGGTTCGTTCGGTGACCCTGCTGGCGATCGCCATGATGGTGGGCGGAGCGTGCAACGCCCTCACCCAGATCGCCGCCAACGTGTATCTGGCCCGCTACCTGCCTCCTGATCGCCACGGCCTGGCGTTTGCGGTCAAGCAGTCGGCCAATCCGGGCGGGGCCATGGCGGCCGGACTGCTGCTGCCAACGCTGGTGCTCAACCTGGGTTGGAGGTCGGCGTTCGTGGTGGCCGCCTGTGGTGCGGGCTGCTCTGCCGTCGCGCTCCAGGCCGGCCGCAACTGGCCACCTGCGGTACCGGTGCCCGACGTCGGCATCCGCCAGGGGGCGGTCACCACGAGCCCACCACCCACCGGTGGCCGCGACCGCGCATTGATCCTGGTTGCGGCGTCGGCCGCCTTCGGATCGGCCAGTGCGGTGGCGCTGGGAGGGTTCTTTGTCGAGTCGGGACGCAATGCCGGCATGGCGCTCGGAACGGCCGGGCTGGCTGCATCGGTGGGTTCGGCCTTTGCCATCGCCGGGCGGGTGGCGACGGGCGTGTGGGCCGACCACACCCTGGCCTCGCCCCGGCGAATCCTCGGCTGGGTCGCGGTGATGTTGGCGGTGGGCTCGCTGGCACTGGTCGTCTTCGGTATCCGGGCGCCCGCTGCGCATTGGCTGGCTCTGCCGGTGGCCTACGGCGCCGGTTGGGCCTGGCCGGGGGTGTTCAACCTGGCCGTGGTCAGGGCCAGGCCCGGGGAACCCGGCCGGGCAACCGGAGTGAGCCAGACCGGCATCTATGTGGGCACCACGTTGGGTCCGCTGGTGCTCGGCCCGGTCTCCGAACGCGCGGGCTACCCGCTGACCTGGTCGGTCGCGGCCCTGTTGGCCGTCGTCGGGGCGGTCGGCATGTGGGCGGCCCGGTCGAGACTGGACCCGCAGGGCGCCGGTGGTGGGCGCCGGCAGGAGTCGCGTCGCAGCCGCTGA
- the pyk gene encoding pyruvate kinase, which produces MPRRTKIIATLGPASESDETVRAMIEAGCDVFRLNLAHGTASQAIERMRQVRRLASEAGRAVGILADLPGPKVRLSEFVDGGLQLHEGDTVSVAPGGERSGPDGLWVDYPLLINDVGPGDVLTLGDGGVSLTVSSNDGAQLKATVHGEGLMQGRPGLHIPSDRLTMSSPTAEDLYFLDALVEEGVDMIGLSFVRSAHDIRRVGVEPPPRGPLIVAKIETRAAVENLDGILQVAGAIMVARGDLGIECGIEELPHLQKRIIRSCIASGLPVITATQMLESMVHSAAPTRAEITDVANAIFDGTSAVMLSGETAVGHDPVEVVATMSRIAERADAEFDYQAWPRGIRDLRRNTATSPESSITDAISGAAWRAATELDAAAIVCVSDTGFTVRSIARFRPSMGIIGLSPSTRTVNQLALSWGVTPMVAPARDDDMAVDDLAIRVRDTGQVRSGDLVAVVWGSGSGVRKTDTVRLLRVP; this is translated from the coding sequence ATGCCCCGTCGCACCAAGATCATCGCCACGCTCGGTCCCGCATCGGAGTCCGACGAGACCGTACGGGCCATGATCGAAGCCGGATGCGACGTGTTTCGGCTCAACCTGGCCCACGGCACCGCCAGCCAGGCGATCGAACGCATGCGTCAGGTGCGGCGCCTGGCGTCGGAGGCGGGTCGTGCGGTCGGCATTCTGGCGGACCTGCCCGGGCCCAAGGTGCGCCTGAGCGAATTCGTCGATGGCGGGCTGCAGCTTCACGAGGGCGACACGGTGAGCGTTGCCCCCGGCGGCGAGCGCTCGGGCCCCGACGGCCTGTGGGTTGACTACCCGCTCCTGATCAACGACGTGGGGCCCGGCGACGTGCTGACGCTGGGCGATGGCGGGGTGTCGCTGACGGTGAGCTCCAACGACGGTGCGCAGCTGAAGGCGACCGTCCATGGGGAAGGGCTGATGCAGGGCCGCCCGGGGTTACACATCCCGTCCGATCGCCTCACCATGTCATCGCCAACCGCGGAAGACCTCTACTTTCTGGATGCGCTGGTGGAGGAGGGCGTCGACATGATCGGCCTGAGCTTCGTCCGCTCCGCCCACGACATCCGTCGGGTCGGGGTGGAACCACCGCCGCGTGGGCCGCTGATCGTGGCGAAGATCGAGACCCGCGCCGCCGTCGAGAACCTGGACGGCATCCTTCAGGTGGCCGGAGCGATCATGGTGGCACGGGGCGACCTTGGCATCGAGTGTGGCATCGAGGAGCTGCCCCACCTCCAGAAGCGGATCATCCGCAGCTGCATCGCGTCGGGCCTACCGGTGATCACCGCCACCCAGATGTTGGAGTCGATGGTGCATTCGGCGGCACCCACGCGGGCCGAGATCACCGACGTCGCAAACGCCATCTTCGACGGCACCTCGGCGGTCATGCTGTCGGGGGAGACCGCCGTTGGTCACGACCCGGTGGAGGTGGTGGCGACCATGTCGCGTATCGCCGAACGGGCTGACGCCGAGTTTGACTACCAGGCCTGGCCCCGGGGTATTCGGGATCTGCGGCGCAACACTGCCACCTCGCCCGAGAGTTCGATCACCGATGCGATCAGCGGCGCCGCCTGGCGGGCGGCCACCGAGCTGGATGCGGCCGCCATCGTGTGCGTGTCTGACACCGGGTTCACGGTGCGCTCGATCGCCCGGTTCCGTCCGTCGATGGGAATCATCGGGCTATCGCCATCGACGCGAACCGTCAACCAGTTGGCGCTCAGCTGGGGGGTCACGCCGATGGTCGCCCCCGCCCGGGACGACGACATGGCCGTGGACGATCTGGCAATTCGGGTGCGCGACACCGGGCAGGTGCGCTCGGGCGACCTGGTGGCGGTCGTGTGGGGCTCCGGCTCCGGGGTGCGCAAAACCGACACGGTCCGCCTGTTGCGGGTGCCATGA
- a CDS encoding transglutaminase-like domain-containing protein: MDASLRLQDELTGAPSRGRLERGLIAIATHADPTVEAEAVTVQLDALAARYGSSDPARLCGLLFGKDGFQPNLRNYYDPRNSLLDQVLDRRRGIPLSLAALALAVAERCGAPLAGVGMPGHFLLAETRGDDAGVRRYFDPFDGGRELSIAQVGGLHVRLLGRPLPPGSLRTVDHRVMLVRTLANLRIAYGRHHQLEGLAWVLPLLADCCESGTEARQELAVVLTRLGRWADASRVCAELAESCDDPKHAARWRGESQRLGALLN, encoded by the coding sequence GTGGATGCGTCGCTCCGGTTGCAGGATGAACTCACTGGTGCCCCATCCCGCGGGCGGCTGGAGCGAGGGTTGATCGCCATCGCCACCCACGCCGACCCAACCGTGGAGGCCGAGGCCGTCACCGTTCAGCTCGATGCGCTGGCTGCCCGGTACGGCAGCTCCGACCCGGCACGGCTGTGCGGCCTGCTGTTCGGCAAGGACGGTTTTCAGCCCAACCTTCGCAACTACTACGACCCCCGCAACTCGCTGCTTGATCAGGTGCTCGATCGTCGGAGGGGAATTCCATTGTCGCTTGCGGCGCTCGCCCTCGCAGTGGCGGAACGCTGCGGTGCACCGCTGGCCGGCGTGGGCATGCCGGGCCATTTTCTACTGGCTGAGACCCGCGGCGATGACGCCGGGGTCCGCCGCTACTTCGACCCGTTCGATGGGGGCAGGGAGCTCTCGATCGCACAGGTTGGCGGCCTCCACGTGCGGCTGCTGGGTCGTCCGCTGCCTCCCGGGTCGTTGCGCACCGTGGACCATCGGGTGATGCTGGTGCGCACCTTGGCCAACCTGCGCATCGCGTACGGTCGTCATCATCAACTTGAAGGGCTGGCCTGGGTGTTGCCGCTGTTGGCCGATTGTTGCGAGTCGGGGACCGAGGCTCGCCAGGAACTGGCGGTGGTACTGACCAGGCTTGGCCGTTGGGCCGACGCCTCGCGGGTGTGCGCCGAACTGGCCGAGTCCTGCGATGATCCCAAGCACGCGGCGCGCTGGCGCGGCGAGTCGCAACGCCTTGGGGCCCTCCTGAACTAG
- a CDS encoding patatin-like phospholipase family protein: MKIPTWVPRPKGSKERREPDPAVAADGMSTPPKPRRRREPRVAFVLSGGGNLGSVQVGMLRAMAERSITPDLVLGCSVGALNGAAYAADPTLAGVRRMESQWLAVTGASLMPTSRMPGLVQLLRKGESVHSNEGLRNLVDTILGSHDSFESLKVRFECVATDLVAGVSRWFGSGELIEPILASAALPAVYPPVTLEGRRYVDGGVIDNVPISRAVELGAERVYVLHVGLHGRPEATIRRPVDGALLGYWIARNHRFMRDLSNIPNGTQVVILPTGSRPELRYDDFSRTNDLIEAGYARAAEFLDGDEFGSLPKPSSWLGRLGLGKAGVVVGPRLPTDALSPGVSDRGDDGDAEALSAAIELVEAASPHPGDS; this comes from the coding sequence ATGAAAATCCCCACCTGGGTTCCCCGGCCGAAGGGCTCAAAGGAGCGACGCGAGCCCGATCCGGCCGTCGCCGCCGACGGCATGTCGACCCCGCCGAAGCCGCGACGTCGAAGGGAGCCGCGGGTGGCCTTCGTGTTGTCCGGTGGTGGCAACCTGGGCTCGGTCCAGGTCGGCATGTTGCGGGCCATGGCCGAACGCTCGATCACGCCCGACCTGGTGCTGGGCTGCTCCGTCGGTGCCCTCAACGGCGCCGCGTATGCGGCCGATCCCACCCTTGCCGGGGTTCGGCGGATGGAGTCCCAGTGGCTGGCCGTCACGGGTGCCTCCCTCATGCCCACGAGCCGCATGCCGGGGCTGGTTCAGCTGCTGCGCAAAGGCGAGTCGGTGCATTCCAACGAGGGACTGCGAAATCTGGTCGACACCATCCTCGGCAGCCACGACTCCTTCGAGTCGCTCAAGGTGCGCTTTGAGTGCGTCGCCACCGACCTGGTGGCCGGCGTCAGCAGGTGGTTTGGGTCGGGCGAACTGATCGAGCCGATCCTTGCATCTGCGGCGTTGCCGGCGGTGTACCCGCCGGTCACGCTGGAGGGGCGACGGTACGTCGACGGTGGCGTGATCGACAACGTGCCGATCTCGCGGGCGGTCGAGTTGGGCGCAGAGCGGGTCTATGTGCTGCACGTCGGCCTGCACGGGCGGCCCGAGGCGACGATTCGCCGCCCGGTGGACGGAGCGTTGCTGGGCTACTGGATTGCCCGAAACCACCGATTTATGCGCGATCTCTCCAACATCCCCAACGGAACGCAGGTGGTCATCCTGCCGACGGGCAGCCGACCCGAACTGCGATACGACGACTTCAGCCGCACCAACGATCTCATCGAGGCCGGGTACGCACGAGCGGCGGAGTTCCTCGATGGCGACGAGTTCGGGTCCCTTCCCAAGCCCTCGTCGTGGCTGGGCCGCCTGGGCCTGGGCAAGGCGGGAGTCGTCGTTGGGCCCCGCCTTCCCACCGACGCGCTGTCGCCGGGGGTGAGCGACCGGGGTGACGACGGCGATGCGGAGGCGTTGTCCGCGGCAATCGAACTGGTCGAAGCCGCCTCCCCACATCCCGGCGACTCCTGA